One genomic window of Caldivirga maquilingensis IC-167 includes the following:
- a CDS encoding RsmB/NOP family class I SAM-dependent RNA methyltransferase has product MVEFNLGADFVDFAADVMYIIEDRLVSMDKAFHYARLRHRLKAPLRVYYNAVSDVVRNYAYLSFMAKQLLGSSSRKAIAKTWLLLNTNDHYSRRLRKRVRGRVEGAEARLSEVKDNDPLTYLSIKYSFPRFIVEELSRGMGLSELEDYLSSLNRRVTWLRVNTLKVDLDKAIRLLEDEGVEFTQSRLYPFMLLVKGYRRPMGYLRLFKDGAVVPQDLASALVVLNLMPEPGDVIIDACAAPGMKTSLIMQLTDNKAEVIAIDVSKNRLSKMRSILRRMGVDDSRVHIMRSDSSRLRLTGVNVNKVLIDAPCTSSGAVSKDPGIKLILASNPGLVKRQSLVQSSILLNLINQLKDASIVYATCSILPEEGEEVIERINSSSSVSLVKPSVGDLSNGYVNYPVSSVVGRVMPHIHNAEGFFISKLTIN; this is encoded by the coding sequence GTGGTTGAGTTTAACCTAGGGGCAGACTTCGTGGACTTCGCCGCTGACGTAATGTACATTATTGAGGATAGGTTAGTGTCAATGGATAAGGCATTCCACTACGCCAGGCTTAGGCATAGGTTGAAGGCACCGCTTAGGGTTTACTATAATGCGGTTAGTGATGTTGTTAGGAATTACGCCTACTTATCCTTCATGGCTAAGCAACTGTTGGGTTCAAGCTCAAGGAAGGCTATAGCCAAGACCTGGCTACTCCTAAACACTAATGACCACTACTCCAGGAGGCTTAGGAAGAGGGTGAGGGGTAGGGTTGAGGGCGCTGAGGCTAGGTTAAGTGAGGTTAAGGATAATGACCCGTTAACGTACCTATCCATTAAGTACTCCTTCCCAAGATTCATAGTGGAGGAGTTGAGTAGGGGAATGGGGCTTAGTGAACTTGAGGATTACTTATCATCACTCAACAGGAGGGTTACTTGGCTTAGGGTTAATACGCTTAAGGTGGATTTAGATAAGGCCATTAGGCTCCTTGAGGATGAGGGGGTTGAATTCACTCAAAGTAGACTATACCCATTCATGCTACTGGTTAAGGGTTATAGGAGGCCAATGGGTTACTTAAGGCTATTTAAGGATGGGGCTGTGGTTCCCCAGGACTTGGCGTCGGCATTAGTGGTACTCAACCTAATGCCTGAACCCGGGGACGTGATTATTGATGCCTGCGCCGCCCCAGGTATGAAGACTAGTCTAATAATGCAGTTAACTGATAATAAGGCTGAGGTCATTGCTATTGATGTTTCTAAGAATAGGTTGAGTAAAATGAGGTCAATATTAAGGAGAATGGGTGTTGATGACTCAAGGGTGCATATAATGCGTTCAGACTCAAGTAGATTAAGGTTAACTGGGGTTAATGTTAATAAGGTGCTTATTGATGCACCATGCACCTCAAGCGGGGCAGTCTCAAAGGATCCGGGAATTAAACTAATACTAGCCAGTAATCCAGGCTTGGTTAAGCGTCAATCACTGGTGCAGTCATCAATACTACTTAACTTAATTAACCAGCTTAAGGATGCATCAATAGTATATGCTACCTGCTCAATACTACCTGAGGAGGGTGAGGAGGTTATTGAGAGAATTAACTCATCAAGTAGTGTTAGTTTAGTTAAGCCCAGTGTGGGTGATTTAAGTAACGGTTACGTGAATTACCCTGTATCAAGCGTTGTGGGTAGGGTAATGCCCCATATTCATAATGCTGAAGGCTTCTTCATATCAAAGCTCACCATTAACTAG
- a CDS encoding glycoside hydrolase family 2 TIM barrel-domain containing protein, giving the protein MVTGVRPRIPLDGFWGFRLDPGNAGESNGWFKGFESSDHIYVPASWNEQNPDWDGYSGVAWYLMDFYVPRELNGLTPWIIFEGSGYLSRVWVNGVFIGEHEGSFTLFKFKIPNLNYGGWNRVVVKIDNTLKPDNIPPGEGLNATYFDFYHYGGIQRPVWVEFTHGCFIDDLIIATRHDGYLKVQPVVNCSRPFKLELSLLDKSGGVVYSRVVEGAFEDYVKGLEPWSIEHPVLYTLEARLITNNDVEDTVTERIGFRTFEVKAGGFYLNGESIFLKGFGRHEDYPIFGRALPGPVLIRDYYNMRRINANSFRTSHYPYSNAHLDLADEFGVLVILEAPLVGLREHHFSNRDYLEKAKRVISEMIRQHRNRPSVVMYSVANEPNSITDEARVFLGELMNHVKSIDPTRPVIYTSFRHLDDKALGLGDAVALNIYFGWYSDTGDVETGVAKAVKLIEEVHSRYPDKPIIITEFGAEGVTGLHHDPPVAWSEEYQELFLRRYIEELSKKPYVRGLHIWNYADFRTPQNPRRVILNTKGLYTRDRRPKLATRTVAELFSKLK; this is encoded by the coding sequence ATGGTTACTGGTGTTAGACCTAGGATACCTTTGGATGGTTTTTGGGGTTTCAGGCTTGATCCTGGTAATGCCGGTGAGTCTAATGGTTGGTTTAAGGGTTTTGAGTCCAGTGATCATATTTATGTTCCAGCCTCCTGGAATGAGCAGAATCCTGATTGGGATGGTTACAGTGGTGTTGCATGGTACTTAATGGACTTCTACGTGCCTAGGGAGCTTAATGGCTTAACACCATGGATAATCTTCGAGGGTAGTGGTTACTTGAGTAGGGTTTGGGTTAATGGGGTATTTATTGGTGAGCATGAGGGTTCATTCACATTATTCAAATTCAAGATACCCAACCTAAACTACGGTGGTTGGAATAGGGTCGTTGTTAAGATTGATAACACATTGAAGCCCGATAACATACCACCCGGTGAGGGTTTGAATGCAACCTACTTCGACTTCTACCATTACGGCGGTATTCAGAGGCCTGTTTGGGTTGAGTTCACCCACGGCTGCTTCATTGATGATTTAATCATTGCCACTAGGCATGATGGATACCTTAAGGTTCAGCCAGTGGTTAATTGCTCAAGGCCCTTTAAACTTGAGTTAAGCCTACTGGATAAGTCTGGTGGCGTGGTTTACAGTAGGGTTGTTGAGGGTGCCTTTGAGGATTATGTTAAGGGTCTTGAACCATGGTCCATTGAACACCCTGTACTCTACACTCTTGAGGCTAGGTTAATTACTAATAATGATGTTGAGGACACCGTCACTGAGCGTATTGGGTTTAGGACATTTGAGGTTAAGGCTGGTGGATTCTACCTTAACGGTGAATCAATCTTCCTTAAGGGTTTCGGTAGGCATGAGGATTACCCAATATTCGGTAGGGCATTACCGGGGCCAGTGTTGATTAGGGATTACTATAATATGAGGAGGATTAACGCCAACTCCTTCAGGACAAGTCACTACCCATACTCCAACGCCCACCTAGACCTAGCTGATGAATTCGGCGTACTCGTAATCCTAGAGGCACCATTGGTTGGGCTTAGGGAGCATCACTTCAGTAACCGTGATTACCTTGAGAAGGCTAAGCGGGTTATTAGTGAGATGATTAGGCAGCATAGGAATAGGCCCAGTGTGGTTATGTATAGTGTTGCTAATGAACCAAACAGTATTACTGATGAGGCTAGGGTATTCCTAGGTGAGTTAATGAACCATGTTAAGTCCATTGACCCCACTAGACCAGTAATATATACTTCATTCAGGCACCTTGACGATAAGGCGCTGGGTCTTGGTGATGCAGTGGCCTTAAACATATACTTCGGGTGGTATAGTGATACTGGTGATGTTGAAACTGGCGTGGCTAAGGCTGTTAAGCTTATTGAGGAGGTTCACTCAAGGTACCCTGATAAACCAATAATAATAACGGAGTTTGGTGCTGAGGGGGTTACTGGACTACACCATGACCCACCAGTGGCTTGGAGTGAGGAGTACCAGGAATTATTCCTAAGGAGGTATATTGAGGAATTATCAAAGAAACCATACGTAAGGGGATTACACATATGGAACTACGCAGACTTCAGGACCCCACAGAACCCAAGGAGGGTGATACTGAATACTAAGGGCTTATACACCAGGGATAGGAGACCTAAGTTAGCCACTAGGACTGTGGCTGAGTTATTCTCAAAATTAAAGTAA
- a CDS encoding transcription factor: protein MQPYIELVRRYVYRRILIEFGDDELGKLAVAIFNTLLSRGEAMTDDKLTSIVGYNAIDVRRILQALYNMRLASVVEEFNEAAGRIEQSWSIKDEDIRRFLINLIGGVLDKVGVLMQQLTNTPIYICPKCFKRYSEDDALMYDYKCPLDRTPLEYINPADYLTVLGAVEARLKKMMESVSKGSV from the coding sequence ATGCAGCCTTACATTGAGTTGGTTAGGAGGTATGTCTATAGGAGGATTCTCATTGAGTTTGGTGATGATGAGTTAGGTAAGTTGGCTGTGGCCATTTTTAACACGCTTTTAAGTAGGGGGGAGGCTATGACTGATGATAAGTTGACTTCAATTGTCGGCTACAATGCTATTGATGTTAGGAGGATTCTCCAAGCCCTATACAATATGAGGCTTGCCTCAGTGGTTGAGGAGTTTAATGAGGCGGCCGGTAGGATTGAGCAATCGTGGTCCATTAAGGATGAGGATATTAGGAGGTTTCTAATCAACCTAATAGGTGGTGTTTTGGATAAGGTTGGTGTATTAATGCAACAGTTAACAAATACACCCATCTACATTTGTCCCAAGTGCTTTAAGAGGTATAGTGAGGATGATGCCTTAATGTATGATTACAAGTGCCCATTAGACAGGACTCCACTGGAGTACATTAATCCAGCGGATTACTTAACAGTGCTTGGTGCTGTTGAGGCTAGGCTTAAGAAGATGATGGAGTCCGTCAGTAAGGGGAGTGTATAG
- a CDS encoding hydantoinase B/oxoprolinase family protein, which yields MVSWEIIYRASVFIAEEMGVALKRSAFSPNIRERMDHSCAITDEDGNIIAQAEHIPVHLGSFKIGVRNLLDWLSREGVELRQGDAVVLNDPYISGTHLNDVMVTQPIYHGSRLVGYVVNKAHHVDVGGPVPGSINPNARTLYEEGLILPPVKIMDNGELKRDVLNIILSNFKTTEAALGDIMAQLSANSVGVSRVAELISKYGVDEVVNSWRESITYGRRLSLLEISKWPRGDYNAVDYMELGDELLPIRVKVSINDEGITADFSGTHGQVDAPINAVYGVTFSAVSFAIRSLIQTDVPTNEGFYSVINVNAPEGTLVNPRKPAPVSGGNVETTQRIADVVFKALANALPNSVPAAGSGTMMNIMIGGALPNGGYWAYYETVGGGTGGRPGKPGVSGVHVNMTNTLNTPIEIAERQYPLLFTAYRIREGSGGYGKYKGGDGVVRSFKVLTKARLSIMAERFRTRPWGLQGGGDGKPGRVTVRRLNGVEELPSKVTIDLEPGDEVIVETPGGGGWGSG from the coding sequence ATGGTATCCTGGGAAATAATCTACAGGGCATCAGTATTCATAGCTGAGGAAATGGGTGTGGCATTGAAGCGCTCGGCCTTTTCCCCAAATATCCGTGAGAGGATGGATCACAGTTGCGCAATTACTGATGAGGATGGGAATATCATTGCCCAAGCCGAGCACATACCCGTTCACCTGGGTTCCTTTAAGATTGGTGTTAGGAATCTTTTAGACTGGTTATCCAGGGAGGGTGTTGAGCTTAGGCAGGGTGACGCCGTTGTCTTGAATGACCCGTATATTTCAGGGACACATTTAAACGACGTTATGGTTACTCAACCCATATACCACGGCAGTAGGTTGGTGGGTTACGTTGTTAATAAGGCTCACCACGTTGATGTAGGCGGCCCCGTACCCGGTAGTATTAATCCAAACGCCAGGACACTGTATGAGGAGGGTTTAATACTGCCTCCCGTTAAGATAATGGATAACGGTGAACTCAAGCGTGATGTCCTTAACATAATATTGAGTAATTTCAAAACAACTGAGGCTGCTCTCGGGGACATTATGGCTCAATTATCAGCCAACTCAGTGGGTGTATCTAGGGTTGCGGAGTTGATTAGTAAGTATGGTGTCGATGAGGTTGTTAACTCATGGAGGGAGAGCATTACATACGGTAGGAGGCTGAGTCTACTTGAAATTAGTAAGTGGCCTAGGGGTGATTATAATGCTGTTGACTACATGGAGTTGGGGGATGAATTACTACCCATAAGGGTTAAGGTTAGTATTAACGATGAGGGCATTACCGCGGACTTCTCTGGGACGCATGGGCAGGTGGATGCCCCGATAAATGCGGTTTACGGTGTAACCTTCTCAGCGGTCTCATTCGCCATTAGATCCTTGATTCAAACCGATGTACCAACCAATGAAGGCTTCTACAGTGTAATCAATGTTAATGCACCTGAAGGCACCCTGGTTAACCCAAGGAAACCAGCCCCAGTCTCAGGGGGTAATGTGGAGACCACCCAGAGGATTGCGGATGTGGTTTTTAAGGCATTAGCCAATGCACTACCTAACAGTGTCCCAGCAGCCGGCTCCGGAACCATGATGAATATCATGATTGGCGGCGCATTACCCAATGGAGGCTACTGGGCTTACTATGAAACAGTGGGTGGAGGCACTGGTGGTAGGCCTGGGAAACCTGGTGTGAGTGGTGTTCATGTTAATATGACTAACACCTTGAATACACCCATTGAGATTGCTGAGAGGCAGTACCCATTATTATTCACGGCTTACAGGATTAGGGAGGGTAGTGGTGGTTACGGTAAGTATAAGGGTGGTGATGGGGTGGTTAGGTCATTTAAGGTGTTAACTAAGGCTAGGCTCTCAATAATGGCTGAGAGATTCAGGACTAGGCCGTGGGGATTACAGGGTGGTGGAGATGGGAAACCAGGTAGGGTTACTGTGAGGAGGCTTAATGGTGTTGAGGAATTACCAAGTAAAGTAACCATTGACCTGGAGCCTGGGGATGAGGTCATAGTTGAGACACCTGGTGGTGGGGGTTGGGGTAGTGGTTAG
- a CDS encoding NCS1 family nucleobase:cation symporter-1, whose amino-acid sequence MGETINSQSTVVYNRERGQLELKVSYPEEKYLWNSDLHPTPIRKRTWGWYTYAAIWFSMAFIVPSWSLASLGLSFGLGAVESILVVFLGNLIVLVPMIIQSHGGARYGIPEPVLTRTRWGVYGAVFPSWIRAVIGAGWWGIESYIMTEAAVGIYAVLSGKLPVIESLVAKGVASPFTISIAFPQVFWVTFIAIIILQLILLYHSPVPNAQPALKWFARLSAPLILAGFLALWLHFMSASGWNYGNIFSIHSSLRGSAYWLAWLAFLNANIAYWATMALSMPDYTRFAKSQVAQMIGQVPMPFMMLTVAVLGTMTTGAVMRLTGQPIWDPILLSTLYMGPIAGVVVNLLFLLATFAVNVFANTVGPAYDFANTLPRYITWFRGVLIVVAVAVLLGAWTYYGSAYGYLYNWLLTYGGLLGSVEGIIIFDYALIRRFKFELQDVFLSHGRFRYWRGINPAAFITFAVVTFIIYAPIPYHSILFNNAWVLAFILSGLIYTPLMVYWIIPKYQPHLKGSIWRGGYVSSEVKELFS is encoded by the coding sequence GTGGGGGAAACAATAAACTCCCAGTCAACGGTGGTTTACAATAGAGAGAGGGGTCAATTAGAGTTAAAGGTCTCATACCCTGAGGAGAAGTACCTATGGAACAGTGACCTTCACCCAACGCCAATACGTAAGAGGACCTGGGGCTGGTACACTTATGCAGCAATATGGTTCAGCATGGCCTTCATAGTGCCAAGTTGGTCACTGGCAAGCCTCGGCTTATCCTTTGGCCTAGGGGCGGTGGAGTCAATACTAGTCGTCTTCCTAGGCAACCTAATAGTCCTAGTACCAATGATAATTCAATCCCACGGTGGCGCAAGGTACGGTATACCTGAACCAGTTTTAACTAGGACTAGGTGGGGTGTCTACGGGGCTGTTTTCCCCAGTTGGATAAGGGCTGTGATCGGTGCCGGATGGTGGGGTATTGAGTCATACATTATGACTGAGGCCGCAGTAGGCATTTACGCGGTCTTAAGCGGTAAACTACCGGTTATTGAGTCCCTTGTGGCTAAGGGTGTTGCGTCACCATTCACAATAAGTATAGCCTTCCCTCAAGTCTTCTGGGTAACCTTCATTGCAATAATAATTCTTCAACTAATCCTACTATACCACTCCCCAGTGCCTAATGCTCAACCAGCCTTAAAGTGGTTTGCAAGGCTCTCGGCACCGTTAATACTGGCCGGCTTCCTTGCACTATGGCTACACTTCATGTCAGCATCAGGTTGGAATTACGGTAACATATTCTCAATACACAGTAGCCTAAGGGGCTCAGCCTACTGGCTGGCTTGGTTAGCCTTCCTAAACGCAAACATAGCCTACTGGGCAACCATGGCCCTATCAATGCCTGATTACACCAGGTTCGCTAAGAGCCAGGTGGCTCAAATGATTGGGCAGGTCCCAATGCCATTCATGATGCTTACAGTGGCTGTACTGGGCACCATGACCACTGGGGCTGTTATGAGGCTTACTGGTCAACCAATATGGGATCCAATACTCCTATCAACACTCTACATGGGGCCCATTGCCGGCGTGGTGGTTAATCTACTATTCCTCCTAGCCACCTTCGCTGTTAACGTATTCGCCAACACCGTTGGACCAGCCTATGACTTCGCCAATACCTTACCCAGGTACATAACCTGGTTCAGGGGTGTTTTAATAGTGGTTGCTGTTGCAGTGCTCCTAGGTGCATGGACATACTATGGCTCAGCCTACGGCTACCTATACAATTGGCTACTAACCTACGGTGGATTATTAGGCTCAGTGGAGGGTATTATAATATTTGATTACGCATTAATAAGGAGGTTTAAGTTTGAGCTTCAGGACGTCTTCCTAAGCCACGGTAGGTTCAGGTACTGGAGGGGGATTAACCCAGCGGCCTTCATAACCTTCGCCGTGGTCACCTTCATAATATACGCTCCAATACCGTACCACAGTATCCTATTCAATAATGCATGGGTACTGGCCTTCATATTATCTGGGTTAATATACACGCCACTCATGGTTTACTGGATAATACCCAAGTATCAGCCTCACTTAAAGGGATCAATATGGAGGGGAGGTTACGTATCCAGTGAGGTTAAGGAATTATTCAGTTAA
- a CDS encoding hydantoinase/oxoprolinase family protein, translating to MVIVAVDVGGTFTDFVTLSDDGSIESFKVLSTPRNPEAAVLGGLRRINARIDEVLHATTIGTNALLGQVGLELPKVALFTTKGFRDVIEIGRQNRPRLYDLFFEKPKPLVPRELRFEIEERTLANGEVVKEVNPREVEEYAVKAKSLGVNSVAVSYLHSYINPRNEEITGSVLGRYFNYVALSSKIAPEPREYERTSTAVVNAALMPIVSQYINEFSKGLRELGIDKFFIMSSSGGLVDSDEATQRPVQLIESGPAAGAVAAAEFSRIISVRNVIGFDMGGTTAKASSIVNHEPEVTTEYEVGGEVHHGRLVKGSGYPVRFPFIDLAEVSSGGGTIIWRDEAGALRVGPLSAGADPGPICYDKGGVEPTLTDANLALGRIGDYLLGGEMKLNKEGAIKGLRRLGDPIDVALNAIKLANIEMARAVRLVTVERGLNPGDFALMAFGGAGPQHSAEIAEELGVSTIIVPPEPGAFSALGLLMADEKFEVRMSYPRDLEEGFMKLEDELSQRLGKVSYFLRYADVRYRGQGWELTIPVNRPARIEDVERTFNDKHQATYGFRLSKPIEVVTIRVFAVVTRLKPRFKVKNLGGEAKPRGFRRVFFNEWVEAPVYWRGDIPMGQVIEGPAVIEEYGSTIVVPPRWRAEVGGNAEVIMRR from the coding sequence ATGGTTATTGTTGCTGTTGATGTTGGTGGTACTTTTACGGATTTCGTTACTTTAAGTGATGACGGTTCAATAGAATCCTTTAAGGTTCTTAGTACACCTAGGAATCCTGAGGCAGCAGTATTAGGGGGTCTTAGGAGGATTAATGCCCGTATTGATGAGGTCCTGCATGCAACCACAATTGGGACAAATGCCCTATTGGGTCAGGTGGGTCTTGAGTTGCCTAAGGTTGCCTTATTCACCACTAAGGGTTTTAGGGATGTTATTGAGATTGGGCGTCAGAATAGGCCTAGGCTCTATGACTTATTCTTCGAGAAGCCTAAGCCCCTTGTACCCAGGGAGCTTAGGTTTGAGATTGAGGAGAGGACGTTAGCTAACGGTGAGGTGGTTAAGGAGGTTAACCCACGTGAGGTTGAGGAGTATGCTGTTAAGGCTAAGTCCCTTGGCGTAAACTCAGTTGCAGTATCTTACCTGCACTCATACATTAATCCACGTAATGAGGAGATTACAGGCAGTGTATTAGGCAGGTACTTTAACTACGTAGCCTTATCAAGTAAAATTGCCCCAGAGCCTAGGGAGTATGAAAGAACCTCCACAGCGGTCGTTAATGCTGCCTTAATGCCCATTGTTAGCCAGTACATTAATGAGTTTTCCAAGGGCCTTAGGGAGCTGGGTATTGATAAGTTCTTCATAATGTCCAGTTCAGGAGGCCTAGTGGATAGTGATGAAGCCACTCAGAGGCCTGTTCAATTAATTGAATCAGGCCCAGCAGCCGGCGCCGTGGCCGCTGCGGAATTCTCAAGGATTATTAGTGTTAGGAATGTTATTGGATTCGACATGGGTGGGACCACGGCGAAGGCATCATCCATAGTTAACCATGAACCCGAGGTAACCACGGAGTATGAGGTCGGCGGTGAGGTTCACCATGGGAGACTAGTTAAGGGCAGCGGTTACCCGGTGAGATTCCCATTCATAGACCTTGCTGAAGTATCCTCAGGTGGTGGTACAATTATTTGGCGTGATGAAGCCGGCGCCTTAAGGGTTGGGCCATTGAGCGCGGGTGCTGATCCTGGGCCAATATGCTACGATAAGGGTGGTGTGGAGCCAACGCTCACTGATGCTAACCTAGCCCTAGGTAGAATTGGGGATTACCTCCTTGGTGGTGAAATGAAGCTGAATAAGGAAGGCGCCATCAAAGGGCTGCGTAGACTGGGTGATCCAATTGATGTTGCTCTCAACGCCATTAAACTCGCTAATATTGAGATGGCCAGGGCAGTGAGGCTTGTTACAGTGGAGAGGGGGCTTAATCCAGGGGATTTTGCATTAATGGCATTCGGTGGTGCTGGTCCCCAGCACTCTGCTGAGATTGCTGAGGAATTAGGGGTAAGCACCATTATTGTGCCACCGGAGCCTGGTGCTTTTTCCGCTCTTGGTTTATTAATGGCTGATGAGAAGTTTGAGGTGAGGATGTCGTATCCAAGGGATTTAGAGGAGGGTTTTATGAAGCTGGAGGATGAGTTAAGCCAGAGGCTTGGCAAGGTGTCTTACTTCCTCAGGTACGCTGACGTTAGGTACAGGGGGCAGGGCTGGGAATTAACCATACCAGTGAATAGGCCTGCTAGGATTGAGGACGTGGAGAGGACCTTTAATGATAAGCACCAGGCAACCTACGGGTTTAGGTTGAGTAAGCCTATTGAGGTTGTTACCATAAGGGTCTTCGCGGTGGTAACAAGGTTGAAGCCTAGGTTCAAGGTGAAGAACCTGGGGGGTGAGGCTAAGCCAAGGGGCTTTAGGAGAGTCTTCTTTAATGAGTGGGTTGAAGCACCCGTTTACTGGCGTGGCGACATACCCATGGGGCAGGTGATTGAGGGACCAGCCGTAATTGAGGAGTATGGTTCAACAATAGTGGTGCCGCCTAGGTGGAGGGCTGAGGTTGGTGGGAATGCGGAGGTGATTATGAGGAGGTGA